From the genome of uncultured Methanobacterium sp.:
TGTACGCGACCGTGACCTTCACGTGAAACAATGTTTGATTTGATGTTATAATAACGTATAGTGCCATCTTTTTCTTTAAAATCTGCATCAAATTCAATAATACCGGTATTTTTAAGTTCTTCCACCAGATTATTTTTTACAAACATCATTTCAACACTGCTGAACTCATCAAGGTTAGTTCCAATCATCTCATCGATGGTAAAACCCATCATCATGGCGAAATTTTCATTACAGTCCTGTATGTTCCCTTCAAGATCATGGATACAGAAACCATCGCTGATGTTTTCCACTATGGAACGGTAACGTTTTTCACTCTTTAAGAGTGTTTTTTCAGCATTTTTACGATTGGTAATGTCTTCAATCATTCCATCGATCCATTCAATGGAACCATCTTCATTGTAATGTGCTTTTGCAGATACTGAAACCCATATTGGGTGTTTATCCTTTTTTTTAAGAAGAAGTTCACGGCTGATTACTGCTCCTTCCTGCTTTAAATCTTGTAAAAATAGTTTCCTTTTCTGGGGATCCATGTATAAATCTATAACCTTAATGTCCATTATTTCCTGGGTAGAATCATATCCAAACATTCGGGCTAATGCAGGATTCACCTGGATAAAAAAACCATCAGGATCAACAGTGTTTCGGTAAACACCTACATTGAGATTTTCCACCAGGCTCCTGAATTTCTGTTCACTTTCCTGAAGTTCTTTTTCAGTCAGTATATGTGGAGTTATGTCTTTAAAAGATTGAATACCACCCACAACATTACCCTCTGGATCTTTGATGGGTGAGGTAGTGAAGTGTAAGTATTTGCCATTATTACCCATGTGTGGATAGAATTTTTCAGCTTCATATGTCCCCTCTACCAGTTCTGACTTTTTATAGTTTGGAAACCAGTAAGAAAATCCTTCCATATCTTCATCTACCAATAAATCAACCATACATGGTCTTTTTGAATTGTAAAATGCTTGCCAGTGTTTATCAGTCCCAATGACATCACTGGGCCTGATTTTGCTGAATTTTTCCAGTGCTTTGTTCCAGAAAATTACTTTATGATCCTGGTTAATTCCAAATAAGGGTACTGGTGCACAGTTGATTATGGCATCCATTCCAACTAATTCTGGAGATATGTTTTTATGTTGATTATCGTCCCCGGTAACGCAGACCCCTCCTCTACATTTATACCTTCAGTTTCCGATTTATTAATGAATGTAATTTTGGTTTATTTTTATAGATTAATTTTTTAAAGTTAGGCTAGTTTCAATTGATTTGTAGACTCGGAAGGGTTTTATCAGAAAAAAATAATGTTATTTCTTGTTTTTTTCATTCATTGATTTTAAAGTGTTAATTGATAATTCCTGTTCTAAAAATCGCAATCTTTCAGCTAAAAAATCCAATACCAATTTCCTTTCATCAAAAGGAACATTCTTTTTGGATAGCATGTTAATTAATTCAGTAGTACTTCTGACTGATTGTGTACCTGCTTTTTCATCCATTAACAGGATATCCCTTTTACCTATTTCCTTTGATGGAGTAACACACACAGCTCCAAGGAGGTCACCGTTTTTATCCATCACATCCATTGAACTGGTGTATTTCTGTTTATTGTGTTCAGTCATATTTAATCACCTTAATCCATCTTAAAACACCATTATACATAAATCTTTTTATATTTAATTTATAATAAAAACAGGTTTAATATTAATACTTTTCGTTTTTGTGGTTATTCCTGATTTACTTAAATTTAAAAAAATGATTAAACGCTAGAAATTAGGGGTTTATAAAAATTCTAACAAATAGGGCCTATTCTTTAATTAAGGGTTGTAAATTTAATGGGTTGATAAATTTGCAATCACATATTGTAAATAATAATTAAATACTTAAAAAATGATTTTTAAATAGGTTTTATAGAACAATAGAATAAGAAAAGGTCCCTGGGGCTTTAAGGCCTTCGGGACGATGCCATGTCCTTACGGAGGCGGTGTAAAGGCATGAATTTAAAGTTCATATTATGATCCAGATGGATCATAACATGATCTGTAGGGTCGTTTAATTCACCTAATTACATCTTACTACAACATGATATTTAAATATTTGTATTGGAGTATAAGAATGTATTAGGATATGGTTAAAATACTAAAAAATAACCCCTATAGCCACTGAAATCTTTTTAATTCTTCTAATAAACGGGATTTTAATTTAAACCTTTTTAATTTGAATAAGTTTTCACTTACTTTCATAGCTTTGTGAAATTAACAGGGCCCTTACTTTGAAGCCCTTACTCTGAAGCTCTTACTTTCAAGTCCTTACTCTCAAGCCATTCTCTCAAAGTCTATTAATCAACAAGTATGTTATGCTGATATTTTATCAATCTGGGTGTTACTCATCAAAAATATTCTTTGATAAAAGGATTATTAGTAAATGCTTTTTTTGTTATTATTGCTTAATATTCCAATCTAAATTTATCCAGGCCTCCGTAACTTATATAAGGGATGGTATACTAGCTTAATGTGCAAATACTTTATTAAACCACGATCAATGGAGACGCAATAGCAATATCTACTATTAGCCTCCCTAAAATCATGCCCGCAGGGCCCAACCAGACTCCCCATTCTAAAAATCCCTGCGGGATTCTCCATTGATTTTAAGTATTGTCTAAAAACTTTATTAATTCTCTTGGGAATTAAAATACATTCAGAATAATATTTTAATTATGGATTCATCCTATTTATTGAAATCAGCCCTATTTTTGGAATTATAATCTTGAAATATTAATCCTATTTTTGGAATTATAAACTGAAATTATAATCCTATTTTTGAAATCGTAATCTATTTATTCAATCTATTAATAATTATAACTATAACTGGAATCTCAATTTACTGTGCTATACTAAGAATTAGTGATTGCATTGATTAAAGATTGTTTGAGATTCTATCAAGTAAGGATGAGGTTCTAACATGAAAGTCAAGGCTATAGGTCGGGTTAATTCACCATTTAAGGTTAAAAAAGGATCTCCTCATCAGGGTCGTTTTTCGGATAAATTGAGCACAATAACTATTTTTAAAGAGTATGAGGGTGCACTGGAAGGAATTGAAAATTATAATAATTTAATGGTGATTTACTGGATGGACCGTGCAGATTCAGTTTCTTTAAAGGTGATACCACACGGAAGAAAAGAGAAAAGAGGAGTTTTTTCCACCAGGGCACCGGTCAGGCCAAATCCACTGGGATTGTGCATGGTGGAACTGGTGAAAAGAGAAGGAAACATTCTAACTGTAAGGTGGCTTGATGCCCTTGATGAATCTCCAGTACTGGATATCAAACCATTTCTACCGGAACTGGACTGTCGCTAATCATAGATTTTGTAACTATTACTTAACTCTCTATTTTTTTCCCTATTAGTTCCTACTTTAGTTTTTTTTTACTCCATTAGTTTTCTTATCAATCATTTCACTAATGTACTACTTCACTTCATTCATTTTTGTTTAACTCAAATACAATTTTAAAAAACTATTTTTATAGTTAGTGATTATAAAGAAACTTACTTATGGTTTAGTGTATCAATATAACAGCGGGAGTTTTATTGGATTTTACAATTTACTTCAAATTATCATGATTAAGTAATTATCATTTATATGATGATTCACTCTTTATTTGTGAGGAGAGGGGATAATGGACTTTAAATTAGCAGCAGAGTTAACCAGTGAAATAAAAAAGGTAAAAGGAGTTATTTCTGTAATGTATCCTGGTGCTGCATCTTCTGAAACATTAAATAATTTAGATCTACTTGTGATTTATTCAGCTAAATCAGAATCTTCCTTTCAAAAGGTCAATGATCTTGCGGGGAAATTCAAAATAAAACAGATCACCCTGGATGAGTTAGGGAATAACCATGAGTTTAAGGCAGCAATGAGTGGGGAAGGAGTTCTCCTGCATGGTAAGGCTGTGAATATAACTGCAGAAGACCTGCAGTTAAAATCGCGTATTATTTTGACTTATGACACCACTCAGATGAATCAGAATGATAGGAATAAACTTAACCGGGCCCTTTATGGTGGTATATCCACTTACAAGAAGGATGGGGAGAGAATTGTCAAGGAGTACCCGGGTATAATCAGTAAAATAAATGCACAGAAATTAGGTAAAGGAGTTCTGATGGTGGATCGTTTCAATTCATCCCTCATAATCCAAACCTTAAAGACATTTAAAGCCCAATGGAAAGAAATACCGGTTTGGACTTATTAAAAATCGTTGTGATTAAATTTTTTATGATTTCAATCGTATTAATGGTTTGAGAAAATTATATTGAAGTAAAATTCTGTTATTGCTATAAAACTGCCTGGCTGTGGGTGATTTCAACCGGAATGGGGGTGGATATGTGAAAAAAACCTTAAAAGAGATATTTAAAGGGAATTCAAACATTAATTTAGATGAAAGTACGGTTATATCTATTTTAAATGATGAAAACGTGATTATAAGTCCAGATACTCAACGGGAAATTAGGATTCCTCCGGGGCAACACGAAGATAAAGGTTGGCCTGTCTTGCATGCTGGAAGAGTTGCCAAAATCAATCCATCAAAATGGAAACTTAAAATATGGGGGCTGGTTAGAGATGAGATTGAACTGGATTACACGGATTTCATGTCACTTCCACAGGTTAAAGTCTTCTCAGACATACACTGTGTCACTACCTGGTCCAGGTTAAACAATTTATGGGAAGGGGTGAGCACAT
Proteins encoded in this window:
- the tsaA gene encoding tRNA (N6-threonylcarbamoyladenosine(37)-N6)-methyltransferase TrmO, with protein sequence MKVKAIGRVNSPFKVKKGSPHQGRFSDKLSTITIFKEYEGALEGIENYNNLMVIYWMDRADSVSLKVIPHGRKEKRGVFSTRAPVRPNPLGLCMVELVKREGNILTVRWLDALDESPVLDIKPFLPELDCR
- a CDS encoding sulfite oxidase-like oxidoreductase is translated as MKKTLKEIFKGNSNINLDESTVISILNDENVIISPDTQREIRIPPGQHEDKGWPVLHAGRVAKINPSKWKLKIWGLVRDEIELDYTDFMSLPQVKVFSDIHCVTTWSRLNNLWEGVSTSAIKKLVEILPEARYVMVHAHKNFTTNLSLNDFFASDVLLATQHNGTTINSKHGGPVRLVVPRMYFWKSAKWVTGLEFMAEDKRGFWESAGYHNHGDPWTEERYSWQETDPGI